From Heliomicrobium gestii, one genomic window encodes:
- a CDS encoding TerC family protein, which yields MTWQTILTLLNIVFINLLLSGDNAVVIAMATMGLPDRIRRKAIFWGTSGYFVLLLLLTSVAALLIQIPMFQFVGGALLAWIALKLLITDEDASEQEESSADLKKAIYTIIWAALLMSTDNVLAIAGAAKGDLVLLFIGLGVSIPIVMVGSTLLATVMRKYPWLVYVGSGILAWTSGTMIIEDQYVASFLHGWQATVQLPEIFIPAILTVIVITIGKTYRDAVGALSK from the coding sequence ATGACATGGCAAACGATTTTAACATTGCTGAACATCGTTTTCATCAATCTTCTCCTCAGCGGAGATAACGCCGTTGTAATCGCAATGGCAACGATGGGCTTGCCTGATAGGATTCGCAGAAAAGCGATTTTCTGGGGGACAAGCGGTTATTTTGTGCTCCTCCTCCTTCTGACCTCGGTTGCCGCCCTGTTGATTCAGATCCCCATGTTTCAATTTGTCGGCGGCGCCTTGTTGGCCTGGATCGCCTTGAAGCTTCTCATCACTGACGAGGATGCAAGCGAACAGGAAGAGTCCTCGGCCGACCTAAAAAAAGCGATTTATACCATCATCTGGGCCGCGCTTCTCATGAGCACCGATAATGTCTTGGCCATTGCCGGCGCTGCGAAGGGCGATCTGGTCCTTCTCTTCATCGGTTTGGGCGTCAGCATTCCCATTGTTATGGTGGGCAGCACGCTGCTCGCAACGGTAATGCGCAAATATCCCTGGCTGGTTTATGTCGGATCAGGCATCCTCGCTTGGACGTCCGGCACGATGATCATTGAAGACCAGTATGTCGCCTCTTTCCTGCATGGTTGGCAAGCAACCGTACAGCTTCCGGAAATTTTTATCCCGGCGATTCTCACTGTCATCGTGATCACCATCGGTAAAACCTACCGGGACGCTGTCGGCGCTTTGTCCAAGTAA